Below is a genomic region from Mesorhizobium sp. NZP2298.
CGGCGTCGCGCTGCCACACGGTCGACAGGTGCGCGGCAAGCGTCTCGACCGTCGGCCTGTCGGCGAACTCGATGTCGAAGTCGCTCCAGTTCGAATAGTAGTTCAGCGAAAAGCCGTCGGTCTTGCCGTATTGCTCAAGGTTCGGATAGCGCGACAGGTCGATCGGCTGGTGGAACAGGAAGCCGTCATGGATGTTGCGGCCGCCGATGATGACGCGCGAGCGCGCGGGGTCCTGCGCCAGCGCCGCCAACATCTTGATGTGAAGGACCTTGTGCAGTTGTGAAATCTGCTCGTCGATCGGCGCGCCATGATCGGCGCGCCAGCGGTATTCCTGCAACTGGACGTTAGGGAACTCGGCCGCCAGGCGGTGCAGCATGGCATCGTCCTTGTCGCGTTCCAGCACATCGGTGACCATGATGCGCACCTTGGTGCCAAGGGCCGCATGATGGCGAATCAGCCGTTCGATGATGCGGCCGGAAAAGTCCGCCTTGAATTCCAGCGAGGACAGATAGATCAGCTTCAGCCTTGGCGCCCTGGAGAAATCGAGCGGCAGTTCCGGGTCGCCCTTGTCTATTGCCGCATCGGACAGCGGCGCGCCCATCAGCGCCTCGACCTTGGCGTTGAAGCCCTCGCGCGACTTGCGCAGCAGCTTGGGTGCGCCGATCGGCATGGCGCAGGTCTGCGACAGCCAGCGGCTGGCATAGAAGGCGCGCTCAAGCGCGTCGAGGCCGGCGCTGTCGGGAACCGGGCAACGCTGGTAGCGGCTGTCGAAGCTGGCGAGCGCCGGATCGGCGGTCTCTTCGCGCCGGATGGTGAGCGGTGCGCCTGCCGGGTCAAGGCTGGAACGGATCCTCGCCGTGCAGCGGCTCAGGCTGTCGCCGGGAAACAGGCTGACCGCATCGTCCTCGCCCGACAGGCGAAAGCGGAATTCCGCGCCGGCGGCGATGGTGCGGGAGGCTCCGGCGGTCCGGATCGCCAATGCGCCGTCGCAGGTGCCCTCGATGTCGGCAGGCTGCTTGCCGGCCTGGCGTACGACGATTTCGGTGCTGCGTGCCTGCAGGCCGGAGAAATCGAAAGTCTTGGGTGCCGAGGCGCGCGCAGCCGCATCGATGTAGAGCGTCTGCCGCGAGACCCGCCAGCGTCCGGCGAAATGGCCTTCGCC
It encodes:
- a CDS encoding phospholipase D-like domain-containing protein, which translates into the protein MNRRASALPAVFGLVLIALAGCAGASRDACDLLPGQEACTRPSLSASTPGPQVAASRFFGDAGTNDYERRFLALLAHNQLGAMDRANGTGPFGRNRRDVQNRDFQATYSTLQQLAGPVAKAHLRPAGGGSGEGHFAGRWRVSRQTLYIDAAARASAPKTFDFSGLQARSTEIVVRQAGKQPADIEGTCDGALAIRTAGASRTIAAGAEFRFRLSGEDDAVSLFPGDSLSRCTARIRSSLDPAGAPLTIRREETADPALASFDSRYQRCPVPDSAGLDALERAFYASRWLSQTCAMPIGAPKLLRKSREGFNAKVEALMGAPLSDAAIDKGDPELPLDFSRAPRLKLIYLSSLEFKADFSGRIIERLIRHHAALGTKVRIMVTDVLERDKDDAMLHRLAAEFPNVQLQEYRWRADHGAPIDEQISQLHKVLHIKMLAALAQDPARSRVIIGGRNIHDGFLFHQPIDLSRYPNLEQYGKTDGFSLNYYSNWSDFDIEFADRPTVETLAAHLSTVWQRDADTNLARPFSIPVRADGRPLGNARHFISVPYEDGHALEDYFVELVDAAQHHIQIVNPYLNLTPSLAHAFDRALARGVKIDIVGRIDLKGDIGGKFLTALNKLFVEKYGDRINIREFKAPDVVLHSKIMMIDERLVAISSVNLNNRSFFHDSENGMMVLDPAFYVRMKPIYDDYLAHSNPVSTEVTIPWAYRLLFDEAWVRQAF